The uncultured Desulfobulbus sp. genome window below encodes:
- the csrA gene encoding carbon storage regulator CsrA, whose amino-acid sequence MLVLTRKPGEGIIIGDDITIKIIEMKSGGIRIGIDAPRDTKIYRQEVYDRIRQENIEAAAGWDMNDLDLLSDQLAGRTLKK is encoded by the coding sequence ATGCTGGTTTTGACCAGAAAACCCGGTGAAGGTATAATCATCGGGGATGATATAACGATAAAAATAATCGAGATGAAAAGTGGCGGCATTCGCATAGGTATAGATGCGCCCCGTGATACGAAGATTTACAGGCAGGAAGTTTACGATCGCATTCGTCAGGAAAACATTGAAGCCGCGGCCGGTTGGGATATGAATGATCTTGATCTCCTCAGTGATCAGTTAGCAGGAAGGACGTTAAAAAAATGA
- a CDS encoding flagellar assembly protein FliW, translating to MKTINTRFGEVQYDPSSVIHFPEGLIGLDQLKNFLVMPNEKQGPLFWIQSVDDPAFAFVVTDPTNFFLDYVVLPDEKERRKLEIDENGSCFVLTIVTISQDKEITLNLSGPILYAPETGRGLQVVLEDPRYDIRTPLPKVEQK from the coding sequence ATGAAAACAATCAATACCCGTTTCGGCGAGGTGCAATACGATCCCTCCAGTGTCATCCATTTTCCCGAGGGACTCATTGGGCTTGACCAATTAAAAAACTTTTTGGTTATGCCCAATGAAAAACAAGGACCGCTCTTCTGGATCCAGAGTGTTGATGACCCCGCCTTTGCCTTTGTTGTCACTGACCCAACCAACTTTTTCCTTGATTATGTCGTACTGCCAGATGAAAAAGAACGACGTAAACTTGAAATTGACGAGAACGGGTCCTGTTTTGTTCTTACCATTGTGACCATTTCTCAAGATAAAGAAATAACACTTAACCTCTCAGGACCTATTCTTTACGCTCCAGAAACAGGCAGAGGTTTGCAGGTCGTCCTTGAGGATCCCCGCTACGATATTCGTACCCCGCTTCCAAAAGTCGAACAAAAATAA
- a CDS encoding flagellin: MALTINTNVASLNAQRNLGATQNSLAKSMQRLSSGLRINSAKDDAAGLAISDRMTSQIRGLNQAVRNSNDGISLAQTAEGAMQESTNILQRMRELAVQSANDTNSESDRVSLQAEVNQLKQELTRIAETTTFNGKNLLDGTLTSAQFQVGANSNETISFSINSAKAVDLGNNSLESVNTTYGVEVATNVKTFSASGTEMGVVNAHATNNGLTGETITVRDAAGTAVQSYTAGANAEADTIASNLDSMTGVSATATNEVEIKGTADAGTGTLVIDSNGTSVTIANTVNTASASDLLTAITGNGNYATAGFTARLNDAGDGVILSNTTGKDFSFTSNDAGDSYTVTSTLSSKTGTVSNASATVSGQVNIELDPSFTAESSLATGAGYFSDVAANTAVTTVKEGLSDTSGGNNTGAQTLTIVGPAGAEAVSVSAGDSANAIADLVNDKSASTGVTAQALTTATISDLSADGSVSFTLQGTNDTAVNINATVTRSNLASLSQAINDQAGNTGITATLSADNKSIELTQSEGHDIKLGDFTHSAAGVAGTTATVNITGNEGTATKLTDVAGATTAAETAANAANNDSTVIGGQVSFSSSGDFNIASNITDAQGSLFDNSVAGSANVSSLSSINEVDITTVEGAASAIDAIDGALMQIDNMRGELGAIQNRFESTISNLSNVSENLSSARSRILDADIAQETSDMTKQNILAQAGVSILAQANQSPQLALSLLG; encoded by the coding sequence ATGGCACTTACAATTAACACAAACGTAGCCTCTCTCAATGCGCAGCGTAACTTAGGTGCAACCCAGAACTCGCTGGCAAAATCAATGCAACGTCTCTCTTCCGGTCTGCGAATCAACTCCGCAAAGGATGACGCAGCTGGTCTCGCCATTTCCGACCGTATGACCTCTCAAATCCGCGGTCTGAATCAGGCGGTTCGTAACTCCAACGACGGTATCTCTCTTGCACAGACCGCTGAAGGTGCGATGCAGGAAAGTACCAATATCCTCCAACGTATGCGTGAGTTGGCCGTTCAGTCTGCCAACGACACCAACAGCGAATCCGATCGTGTCTCCCTCCAGGCAGAGGTTAATCAGCTTAAACAGGAGCTGACCCGAATTGCCGAAACCACGACATTCAACGGTAAGAACTTGTTAGATGGTACTCTGACCTCAGCCCAGTTCCAGGTTGGCGCCAACTCTAACGAAACCATCTCTTTTTCCATCAACTCCGCAAAAGCAGTTGACCTGGGAAATAACTCCCTGGAATCTGTCAACACCACTTACGGTGTTGAAGTTGCTACCAATGTAAAAACATTTAGTGCCAGTGGCACAGAAATGGGTGTTGTCAATGCCCATGCAACGAACAACGGTCTCACTGGTGAGACAATTACTGTTCGAGACGCAGCAGGCACTGCCGTTCAGAGCTATACAGCAGGTGCTAATGCAGAAGCAGACACTATTGCTAGCAACCTCGATTCGATGACGGGTGTATCTGCTACGGCTACAAACGAAGTTGAAATTAAAGGTACTGCAGACGCAGGTACAGGAACGCTTGTCATTGACAGTAATGGTACATCAGTAACCATTGCCAATACTGTGAATACCGCAAGTGCAAGTGATTTATTAACAGCAATAACGGGTAACGGTAACTATGCAACAGCTGGATTTACTGCACGCCTCAACGATGCCGGTGACGGAGTTATCCTCAGCAACACTACAGGTAAAGACTTTTCTTTTACCTCTAATGATGCTGGCGATTCATATACCGTAACCTCCACTTTGAGTTCAAAAACTGGTACCGTTTCTAACGCTTCAGCAACGGTCTCCGGTCAGGTTAACATAGAATTAGATCCTTCATTTACCGCCGAATCCTCACTGGCTACCGGAGCAGGTTACTTCTCTGACGTTGCAGCAAATACTGCTGTGACCACAGTTAAAGAAGGTCTCTCTGACACCTCAGGTGGCAATAACACCGGTGCTCAGACTCTGACCATCGTTGGTCCTGCAGGTGCTGAAGCAGTGAGTGTTTCCGCTGGTGACAGTGCCAATGCCATTGCTGATCTGGTCAATGATAAGTCTGCCTCCACAGGTGTGACTGCTCAAGCGCTCACTACAGCCACGATCAGCGATCTGAGCGCTGATGGATCGGTGAGTTTCACACTCCAGGGCACCAACGATACAGCTGTCAACATTAACGCTACCGTTACCAGGAGCAACCTGGCCTCACTGTCCCAGGCAATCAACGACCAGGCTGGTAATACCGGTATTACCGCCACGCTCTCTGCAGACAACAAGAGCATTGAGTTGACCCAGTCTGAAGGCCATGACATCAAACTGGGTGACTTTACCCATAGTGCAGCCGGTGTTGCCGGAACCACGGCCACCGTCAACATTACCGGTAATGAAGGAACGGCAACAAAACTCACCGATGTGGCCGGTGCGACCACCGCTGCGGAGACTGCTGCCAACGCTGCCAACAACGACTCCACCGTTATTGGTGGTCAGGTCTCATTCTCCAGCTCCGGTGATTTCAACATCGCCAGTAACATCACCGATGCTCAGGGCTCTCTGTTCGACAACTCTGTTGCTGGCAGCGCCAACGTCAGTTCCCTGAGTTCGATCAACGAGGTTGACATTACCACCGTTGAAGGTGCTGCTTCTGCCATTGACGCCATTGACGGCGCCCTGATGCAGATCGACAACATGCGTGGTGAGCTCGGTGCTATCCAGAACCGATTCGAGTCCACCATCTCTAACCTGAGTAACGTATCAGAGAACCTCTCCTCGGCTCGCTCTCGTATCCTCGATGCGGACATTGCCCAGGAAACCTCGGATATGACCAAGCAGAACATCCTTGCCCAGGCTGGTGTTTCCATCCTGGCACAGGCGAACCAGAGCCCGCAGTTGGCCCTGAGCCTGCTCGGTTAA
- a CDS encoding flagellar protein FlaG, translating into MNIEAIGSAVASPPRTDEASQQVDTQRQATQEAAPSSSKAESKVQTEELLSQIKALTEDGLYSVRFEQGKEVEELVVKIVDSKTDEVIRQIPPEELLKLTQRLNDLKGNIVDTST; encoded by the coding sequence ATGAATATCGAGGCAATAGGCAGTGCAGTCGCCAGCCCCCCACGAACCGACGAAGCCAGTCAACAGGTTGATACCCAGCGCCAAGCTACCCAGGAAGCTGCACCCAGCTCATCGAAAGCGGAAAGTAAGGTGCAAACCGAAGAGCTCTTAAGCCAGATCAAGGCACTGACAGAAGATGGACTCTACAGCGTTCGTTTTGAACAAGGAAAAGAGGTTGAAGAATTGGTGGTAAAGATTGTGGACTCAAAAACCGATGAAGTGATACGGCAAATTCCGCCGGAAGAACTACTCAAACTCACCCAGCGCTTGAACGATTTAAAAGGGAATATAGTCGATACGTCAACTTGA
- the fliD gene encoding flagellar filament capping protein FliD produces MTIQFGGLATGLNTSTIIEQLMEIERTPITRLEADQTWLNSRLEAYQELDTRLKSFSDGIKDLNYSSTLLQRSVKQSSESYLSASANANAVTGASYQVEVVSLAQVQKSVSETGYADTSSALFGSGTLTINVDGTDHQITINDENNSLAGIVKAINEADIGLSAGIINTGTDTDPYRLSLTGENVATAFTLDASGLVGGEALSIGTPVQAASQAHIRVDTVDIYSDSNTLSEAIPGVTLDLVKAEEGTTTTLNVNVDKENIKTAISAFAEGYNEVISFITEQSAYGGTESGVLGGDASINAVKRRLQNLLTETTANSGIFKAMSQLGFETQKDGTIELNETTLNNAINNNLDDIATLLAGEDGVTGIATKFKNYLYDMTNSGTGLYKTKKESIETNLGKIEEQITTTEARLEMRQKTLESQFSAMETLVSSLNSQSDYLTQQMENLSNMMSGGK; encoded by the coding sequence ATGACGATTCAATTTGGCGGACTCGCAACAGGATTGAACACCAGTACCATCATTGAGCAGTTGATGGAGATAGAGCGGACCCCAATCACCCGTCTGGAAGCGGATCAGACCTGGCTGAACAGTCGTCTTGAGGCCTACCAGGAACTGGATACACGGTTAAAGTCCTTTTCCGATGGCATTAAAGACCTCAATTACTCTTCAACCCTGCTGCAGCGATCCGTTAAACAGAGTTCAGAGAGTTATCTTTCTGCCTCGGCAAACGCCAATGCCGTAACCGGTGCCAGCTATCAGGTTGAGGTTGTCAGTCTGGCGCAGGTGCAGAAGTCTGTTTCTGAAACCGGCTACGCGGATACAAGCAGCGCACTCTTTGGCAGTGGCACCCTGACCATCAATGTCGATGGCACCGATCATCAGATCACAATCAACGATGAGAACAACTCGCTTGCTGGAATTGTCAAAGCAATCAATGAAGCAGATATAGGCCTATCTGCAGGTATTATCAACACAGGGACCGATACTGATCCCTATCGACTCTCTCTAACCGGAGAAAATGTTGCCACCGCATTTACCCTTGATGCAAGCGGACTAGTTGGTGGAGAAGCGCTGTCCATCGGCACACCTGTACAAGCGGCGAGCCAGGCACATATTCGAGTGGATACTGTTGATATTTATAGTGATTCCAATACGCTTTCAGAGGCGATTCCAGGTGTTACCCTGGATCTTGTCAAAGCTGAAGAGGGAACAACAACAACCCTCAATGTAAACGTCGACAAGGAGAATATCAAAACCGCTATCAGTGCCTTTGCCGAAGGATACAACGAAGTCATCAGTTTTATTACCGAGCAGTCAGCTTATGGCGGGACAGAAAGCGGGGTTCTTGGGGGTGATGCCAGCATCAATGCTGTCAAACGACGTTTGCAGAACTTGCTTACGGAAACGACAGCAAACTCTGGCATTTTCAAAGCCATGTCGCAACTGGGTTTTGAAACCCAAAAAGATGGAACCATTGAACTCAATGAGACAACACTGAACAATGCCATCAATAATAATCTAGATGACATAGCAACCTTGCTCGCCGGTGAGGATGGGGTCACAGGGATAGCAACCAAGTTTAAAAATTATCTCTATGACATGACCAATTCCGGGACAGGACTCTACAAGACCAAAAAAGAATCCATAGAGACTAATCTCGGAAAAATAGAAGAGCAAATTACAACAACAGAAGCTCGACTGGAAATGCGGCAAAAAACGCTTGAGTCCCAGTTTAGCGCTATGGAAACGCTGGTAAGCAGCCTGAACTCGCAATCGGACTACCTGACTCAGCAAATGGAAAATCTGAGCAACATGATGAGCGGGGGGAAATAA
- the fliS gene encoding flagellar export chaperone FliS translates to MNGYVNQYLTNTVNSASPEQLMLMLYDGAIRFVAQGIQAIEGGIIDKRAYYINKASAIISEFAATLDHSQNTQLAEDLDALYSYMLKRLLEGNLKNDANALQEVKDMLADLRATWAQAIDLNKQEMREAAGIEPTGPGANYKPLTAAM, encoded by the coding sequence ATGAACGGATATGTGAACCAATACCTGACCAACACGGTCAACTCGGCCTCACCCGAGCAACTGATGCTGATGCTCTATGACGGAGCTATCAGATTTGTCGCCCAGGGCATTCAGGCCATCGAGGGCGGCATCATCGATAAGCGTGCGTATTACATTAACAAAGCCTCTGCTATTATCTCAGAATTTGCCGCCACTTTAGACCACAGCCAAAACACCCAGCTCGCTGAGGATTTGGATGCGCTTTATAGCTATATGCTCAAACGATTGCTGGAGGGAAATCTGAAAAATGATGCCAATGCGCTGCAAGAAGTAAAAGACATGCTTGCAGATTTGCGAGCAACTTGGGCCCAGGCCATTGATCTCAACAAACAGGAAATGCGTGAAGCTGCTGGTATCGAGCCGACCGGCCCTGGTGCCAATTACAAACCTCTGACAGCGGCAATGTAA
- a CDS encoding PilZ domain-containing protein, whose product MRFPCFFDEATPPKFSLRFPLDTLDFAQVDTERPCTLMIDLPEQTVAIDADMDRYDPPCILHCIEKDSTTHTQTRNYFRVDATARVAASSVVPENMAREGESWRMLGDTIDLSGSGLLCAFSDPLEKGTQVRIELTLPSQSMDVINALGHVVRCRKIEEGLYHAALHFDLIDSESQDKIMACCFELQRRYLRMRVSLERPL is encoded by the coding sequence GTGCGATTTCCCTGTTTCTTTGACGAGGCAACACCACCCAAATTTTCTTTGCGTTTTCCTCTGGATACTTTGGACTTTGCCCAGGTCGATACTGAGCGTCCGTGCACCCTCATGATAGATCTCCCCGAACAGACAGTGGCGATCGACGCTGATATGGACCGTTATGATCCACCATGCATTTTGCACTGTATAGAAAAAGACTCAACAACCCACACCCAAACACGAAACTATTTCAGGGTTGATGCGACAGCACGCGTTGCAGCTTCTTCGGTTGTGCCAGAAAATATGGCACGCGAAGGAGAAAGCTGGCGCATGCTTGGCGACACTATAGATTTGAGTGGCAGTGGCCTGCTGTGCGCGTTTAGCGATCCTTTGGAAAAAGGGACCCAGGTTCGCATAGAACTCACCCTTCCCAGCCAGAGCATGGATGTCATCAATGCTCTGGGCCATGTTGTACGTTGTCGAAAAATTGAAGAAGGGCTCTATCACGCCGCCTTGCATTTTGATCTGATCGACTCAGAGAGTCAGGATAAAATCATGGCCTGTTGTTTTGAACTTCAACGCCGATACTTACGCATGCGTGTTAGTTTAGAACGTCCACTTTAG
- a CDS encoding PilZ domain-containing protein, with amino-acid sequence MASIVTLLDKIKDHATTIVDIPAKEGEDYRCKAILRKKDDTAIELVFPPNSWEQENLSLGANCNLAVEHQGESLNLIARLDKVSDARRLLFTAREPVSPESLRDYFRVLLNTQIEASYIAGPREVNAKTWKMLGTTIDLSGSGVLAVFAEKPSTRHNIQLVITMPDDEPSVVCLAEIVRTYRLRKNRYQVAFHFEVISQKARDQVISICFQEQRRQLRENVQTEE; translated from the coding sequence GTGGCGAGCATAGTAACCTTACTTGATAAAATAAAAGATCACGCGACGACCATTGTCGATATTCCGGCAAAAGAGGGAGAGGATTATCGTTGCAAAGCCATATTGCGCAAAAAAGACGATACAGCGATTGAACTGGTTTTTCCACCCAACTCCTGGGAGCAGGAAAATCTCTCGCTCGGAGCTAACTGCAATCTGGCCGTGGAACACCAAGGAGAATCACTCAATCTCATTGCGCGGCTTGATAAAGTCAGTGACGCACGCCGTCTCCTCTTTACCGCTCGCGAACCTGTCTCCCCTGAATCGTTACGCGATTATTTCCGTGTTTTGCTTAATACTCAAATAGAGGCCAGTTATATTGCCGGACCTCGAGAAGTGAATGCAAAAACCTGGAAAATGCTGGGAACAACCATTGATTTGAGCGGCAGCGGTGTACTTGCAGTCTTTGCTGAAAAGCCTTCTACACGCCACAATATACAGTTGGTGATCACCATGCCAGACGATGAGCCATCCGTCGTCTGCCTGGCTGAAATTGTCCGCACCTACCGCTTAAGAAAAAACCGCTATCAGGTGGCCTTTCACTTTGAAGTGATCAGCCAGAAAGCACGTGATCAGGTAATTTCTATCTGCTTCCAGGAACAACGCCGTCAACTACGCGAAAATGTACAAACTGAGGAGTAA